Proteins found in one Mucilaginibacter gracilis genomic segment:
- a CDS encoding helix-turn-helix domain-containing protein, whose amino-acid sequence MKKAEQPIKIINSVSELHRLLCLPPPKNTLITLIDHTGENPEHENKTHRLVLNFYHICIKRSFQGQMRYGRNYYDFDKGTMVFLAPHQVIAVDQGDEADDDGWSLLFHPDLIRNYPLGKSIKNYGFFAYEADEALHLSDEEEKLIESLVRNIEKEYQSRIDNFSADVIVSNLELLLNYCNRFYSRQFVTRKMSNNDLLSKFENNLSKHFDNHARNGLPTVNSLAEELNVSASYLSDMLRTLTGRNTQQHIHDKLIAKAQDILATTDLSVSEIAFQLGFEHRQSFNKLFKNKTKLSPLAFRRSFN is encoded by the coding sequence ATGAAAAAAGCAGAGCAGCCAATCAAGATAATTAATTCTGTTTCAGAATTGCACCGGCTGTTGTGTTTGCCGCCACCAAAGAATACGCTGATTACGCTGATCGATCATACGGGTGAGAACCCTGAGCATGAAAACAAAACCCATCGTTTGGTTTTGAACTTTTATCATATCTGTATCAAGCGAAGCTTTCAGGGGCAAATGAGATACGGCAGAAACTATTATGATTTTGATAAGGGAACGATGGTTTTTTTAGCGCCTCATCAGGTTATTGCTGTCGATCAAGGCGATGAAGCTGATGATGATGGCTGGTCTTTATTATTCCATCCCGATCTGATCAGGAACTATCCTTTAGGTAAATCCATTAAAAACTACGGATTCTTTGCCTACGAAGCCGACGAGGCATTACATCTTTCAGACGAAGAAGAAAAATTGATTGAGAGTTTAGTAAGGAACATCGAAAAGGAATACCAGTCAAGGATCGATAATTTTAGTGCGGATGTTATTGTATCAAACCTGGAGCTACTGTTAAATTACTGTAACAGGTTCTACAGCAGGCAATTTGTGACCAGGAAAATGTCGAACAACGATCTCCTTTCAAAATTTGAAAATAACCTGTCAAAACACTTTGACAATCATGCACGAAACGGTTTACCAACAGTGAACAGCCTGGCAGAAGAACTGAATGTTTCCGCAAGCTATTTAAGCGATATGTTGCGAACGCTTACCGGCCGGAATACGCAGCAGCACATTCACGACAAACTCATAGCAAAAGCACAGGATATTTTAGCAACCACCGACTTGTCAGTAAGTGAAATTGCCTTTCAATTGGGATTTGAGCATCGCCAGTCATTCAACAAGTTGTTCAAGAATAAGACCAAGCTTTCGCCGCTTGCCTTCCGGCGATCCTTTAATTAA
- a CDS encoding helix-turn-helix domain-containing protein: MKGPDILHIKTLHQYYAAAGLGKPRHPLIGIYNFHEVLPQEVPEALRFKLDFYVVTIKYNCTCKSAYGQTSYDYDEGIMGFFGPNQVLGIDAKIPTPENGWCLTFHPDFLNGYELGKRIKEYNFFSYSVNEALILSEDEENDMEELFQKVKKELDRPIDKFSQDVLVAQLDLMLTFSNRFYNRQFITRKPLNNPLLSRFEILLDSCFQNNTSREHLPTVTSLAEQLHLSSKYLSDMLKQLTGLTTQQHIHDKIIQVAKQELSTTNNTVSEIAYKFGFDYPQSFSKLFKSKTNMSPKEFRQSYN, from the coding sequence ATGAAAGGTCCGGACATATTGCATATCAAAACGCTGCATCAGTATTATGCCGCTGCCGGCCTGGGCAAACCGCGGCATCCCCTGATCGGTATCTATAATTTCCACGAAGTACTTCCACAGGAAGTACCGGAAGCGTTACGATTTAAACTGGATTTTTATGTTGTTACGATCAAATACAACTGTACCTGCAAGTCTGCCTACGGGCAAACCAGTTATGATTACGACGAGGGTATTATGGGCTTTTTCGGCCCCAACCAGGTGTTGGGTATTGACGCAAAAATTCCAACACCTGAAAACGGGTGGTGCCTGACATTTCATCCTGACTTTTTAAATGGCTACGAACTAGGCAAAAGGATAAAGGAATACAACTTTTTCAGTTACAGTGTAAACGAGGCGCTGATCCTTTCCGAAGATGAAGAAAATGATATGGAAGAATTGTTTCAAAAAGTCAAAAAGGAACTGGATCGGCCAATTGATAAATTCAGCCAGGATGTATTGGTAGCTCAATTAGACCTGATGCTGACTTTCAGTAACCGATTTTACAACCGACAATTTATTACCCGCAAACCGCTCAATAACCCATTATTGTCTCGTTTTGAAATATTACTTGATAGTTGCTTTCAAAACAACACAAGTCGGGAACATTTGCCAACGGTTACTTCCCTTGCCGAACAATTACACCTCTCCAGCAAATACCTCAGTGATATGTTAAAACAGCTCACTGGCCTTACTACCCAGCAACATATCCATGATAAGATCATTCAGGTTGCCAAACAGGAGCTGTCTACCACAAACAATACAGTTAGTGAGATTGCCTATAAGTTTGGGTTTGATTATCCCCAATCGTTTAGTAAATTATTTAAAAGTAAAACCAATATGTCGCCTAAAGAATTTAGACAATCATACAACTGA
- a CDS encoding winged helix-turn-helix transcriptional regulator, which produces MNTNENDNPGEATCAAYSMAVRDTMDMLSGKWKIQIIGTLCFGKKRFMELLASVGGIAAKMLSKELQELELNGMVKRSVLHTKPITVEYELTAYGHTLKPVIDVIVSWGIQHRQRVIKEMSAKKTSI; this is translated from the coding sequence ATGAACACAAATGAAAATGACAATCCTGGCGAGGCGACTTGTGCAGCGTACAGTATGGCGGTACGCGACACAATGGACATGCTGAGCGGGAAATGGAAGATACAGATCATCGGCACACTTTGCTTTGGCAAAAAGCGTTTTATGGAACTCCTCGCAAGCGTGGGAGGAATTGCAGCAAAAATGCTATCCAAAGAGTTGCAGGAACTTGAGCTAAATGGAATGGTAAAACGCTCTGTGCTCCATACAAAGCCGATTACCGTTGAATATGAACTTACAGCATACGGGCACACACTCAAGCCAGTTATCGATGTGATCGTATCCTGGGGAATACAGCATAGGCAGCGGGTGATTAAGGAAATGAGTGCTAAGAAGACTTCAATTTAA
- a CDS encoding DUF262 domain-containing protein — translation MKLLELQLHDNIKELEMENNSNKEQSALALTATLPDPTNAEIELEKLDSNVPLMDKPFDPTMIKIDTKTPSLDTLIERIELKEVELETESYFQRNPDLWDDTKKSRLIESILIQFPLPAFYFDGTDNRKWLVVDGLQRLSSIRSFVVDKTLKLTNLEFLTTLNGKGYDDLGRDLQRIIKNAQVVVYIILPGTPTDVKYNIFKRINTGGLILVPQEIRHALFQGAPANFIAQLALTPSFVNATGRSIKTERMLDRDFANRFLAFYYLGYDSYQPDLDTYMSKAMAAVHTMSEDQKDEIKNAYDRSMQLNIDIFGKHAFRKFENINDGRSPINKALFDVFSVSFAKLTEGEMTLIKDRKDKFIEDFINLLYHDVDNTFFWAVTSSTSDKYRVQYRYQKVQELITSTINS, via the coding sequence TTGAAATTGTTAGAACTTCAATTACACGACAATATTAAAGAACTGGAAATGGAAAATAATTCAAATAAAGAACAGTCAGCTTTGGCTTTAACCGCCACGTTGCCTGATCCAACTAACGCTGAAATTGAATTAGAAAAATTAGATTCAAATGTGCCGCTAATGGATAAGCCATTTGATCCCACAATGATTAAAATTGATACCAAAACGCCGTCATTGGATACTCTTATTGAAAGGATTGAATTAAAAGAAGTGGAATTGGAAACCGAATCCTATTTTCAACGTAATCCGGACTTATGGGACGACACGAAAAAAAGTCGTTTAATTGAGTCAATTCTTATTCAATTTCCCCTGCCAGCTTTTTATTTTGATGGCACAGATAATCGGAAATGGTTGGTAGTAGATGGTTTACAGCGATTAAGTAGTATTCGCAGTTTTGTAGTCGATAAAACTCTTAAATTGACGAACTTGGAATTTTTAACCACGCTTAATGGAAAAGGGTATGATGATTTAGGAAGAGACCTGCAGCGAATTATTAAAAACGCTCAAGTCGTGGTTTACATTATTTTACCTGGTACGCCGACCGATGTGAAATACAATATTTTCAAGCGCATTAATACTGGCGGATTAATCTTAGTCCCGCAAGAAATCCGACATGCCCTCTTTCAGGGAGCGCCTGCTAATTTTATCGCCCAATTAGCCTTAACACCTTCTTTTGTTAATGCCACAGGAAGGTCGATAAAAACGGAACGTATGTTAGACCGAGATTTTGCCAATCGTTTTTTGGCTTTTTACTACTTAGGCTACGATTCTTATCAACCTGATCTGGACACTTATATGAGTAAAGCTATGGCCGCCGTACATACTATGAGTGAGGATCAAAAAGACGAGATAAAAAATGCCTATGATCGAAGTATGCAGTTAAATATCGATATTTTCGGTAAACATGCTTTTAGAAAGTTTGAAAACATTAATGACGGTAGAAGCCCAATAAATAAGGCTTTATTTGATGTTTTTTCGGTTTCTTTTGCAAAATTAACTGAAGGAGAAATGACGTTAATTAAAGACCGTAAAGATAAATTCATCGAAGATTTCATAAACCTTCTTTATCATGATGTCGATAATACATTTTTTTGGGCTGTTACAAGTTCGACAAGTGATAAATACAGAGTACAATATCGTTACCAAAAAGTTCAGGAGCTAATAACAAGTACCATAAACAGCTGA
- a CDS encoding sigma factor-like helix-turn-helix DNA-binding protein: MTSVGFAILDYFTLSLDTKYARGKWLMTDRDIAFLKEMFCWEELSFATDKEIALQTNMSSERVRQIKHKALKRLRIAAKQGKNPAKNIITIIERSIKKDKDRNPHQAIINLCINEMPELPPYQIIKLLAELYFNKHSEIQATYNRYVFLNKTAEQKADYEIRKDQRRQETEAGLKTQLNKDIIWFDRIEKWSKESFVGLQPKRKVNQSEKYHFGEFFSIKCNRAVQYESGAELSFIKKLEANPAVIYYLELLVMR; encoded by the coding sequence ATGACAAGTGTAGGTTTTGCAATATTGGATTATTTCACTTTGAGCTTAGATACCAAATATGCCAGAGGAAAGTGGTTAATGACAGACAGAGACATTGCTTTTCTAAAAGAAATGTTTTGCTGGGAGGAATTGTCATTTGCCACTGATAAAGAAATTGCACTGCAAACAAATATGTCATCGGAGCGGGTTCGCCAAATAAAGCATAAAGCGCTAAAGCGATTGCGCATTGCCGCCAAACAAGGTAAAAATCCCGCAAAAAATATAATCACAATTATTGAACGCAGTATTAAAAAAGACAAAGATAGAAATCCCCACCAGGCAATAATCAATTTATGTATTAACGAAATGCCGGAATTGCCTCCTTATCAAATAATTAAATTATTAGCAGAACTTTACTTTAACAAGCATTCAGAAATACAAGCCACTTACAACCGTTATGTCTTTTTGAATAAAACAGCGGAACAAAAAGCTGACTACGAGATTAGGAAAGATCAGCGGCGACAGGAAACTGAAGCCGGTTTGAAAACGCAATTGAATAAAGATATTATATGGTTTGACCGAATTGAAAAATGGAGTAAAGAAAGTTTTGTCGGTTTACAACCAAAGAGAAAAGTGAACCAAAGTGAAAAATATCACTTCGGTGAATTTTTCAGTATCAAATGCAATAGGGCTGTGCAATATGAATCCGGTGCGGAATTAAGTTTTATTAAAAAGTTAGAAGCGAACCCTGCGGTAATTTACTATCTGGAACTATTGGTGATGCGTTAA
- a CDS encoding AAA family ATPase yields the protein MINSIEIKNFKSIKKKFFPLGNLNLLMGLNGMGKSSFIQTLLLLRQSDNLMRRGELKLNGSYTSIGDTKDALYQYDKEQSLQFILRYGEDEETFLDFDFKQEADVFTLKNATGGTTPDFQNSNFFKEDLFGNNFQYLNANRLEPSSIHSKSYTSVVTLNDVGNHGEYTAHFIEVHGNEDIRFENLLHPKSKSIDSVTKQEVTVKSLINQINLWMGEISPGVNVRTTAIPNSEKMLLEFVFIQPNLGNTNRFKPTNVGFGISYALPVVTALLAARPHEIIIIENPEAHIHDRGQAELGRLISLVAMNDVQIFIETHSEHVLNGVRVAVKENELLQERVNVFYFEKKIDTTEQYSKITNINIDKNGQLSEYPKDLLDEWSNQLAKLV from the coding sequence ATGATAAATTCAATAGAAATTAAAAATTTCAAATCCATCAAGAAGAAGTTTTTCCCATTGGGGAATCTAAATCTGTTAATGGGTTTGAATGGAATGGGTAAATCGTCGTTTATTCAAACCCTCCTTTTGCTTCGCCAGTCAGATAACCTAATGCGAAGAGGCGAGCTAAAATTAAACGGTAGTTATACAAGTATCGGAGATACAAAAGACGCTTTATATCAATATGACAAGGAGCAATCACTACAATTTATTTTAAGATACGGTGAGGATGAAGAAACTTTTTTAGATTTTGATTTCAAGCAGGAAGCTGATGTGTTTACATTAAAAAACGCAACGGGAGGTACAACGCCAGATTTTCAAAACAGCAATTTCTTTAAAGAAGATTTGTTTGGAAATAACTTTCAATATTTAAATGCGAACAGGTTAGAACCAAGTTCTATTCATAGCAAATCCTATACAAGCGTAGTTACTCTGAATGATGTGGGAAACCACGGCGAATACACCGCGCACTTTATTGAAGTACACGGGAATGAAGACATCCGATTTGAAAATCTACTGCATCCAAAATCAAAAAGTATTGATTCGGTTACTAAACAAGAGGTGACTGTAAAGTCGCTTATTAATCAGATTAATCTATGGATGGGTGAGATATCGCCGGGAGTTAACGTTCGAACCACCGCTATTCCGAACTCAGAAAAAATGTTATTAGAGTTTGTTTTTATACAACCTAACTTGGGCAACACAAATAGATTTAAACCGACCAACGTCGGTTTTGGCATTTCTTATGCACTGCCTGTTGTGACTGCATTATTAGCAGCTCGCCCGCACGAAATAATAATAATTGAAAATCCAGAGGCGCACATTCATGACAGAGGACAAGCTGAATTAGGGCGATTAATTTCATTAGTGGCAATGAATGACGTGCAGATTTTTATAGAAACGCATAGTGAGCATGTTCTAAATGGAGTCAGAGTTGCGGTAAAGGAAAATGAGTTATTACAGGAAAGAGTAAACGTATTTTATTTTGAAAAGAAAATTGATACGACAGAACAATACTCAAAAATAACGAACATTAATATTGACAAAAATGGACAGTTGAGTGAATACCCTAAAGATTTATTGGACGAATGGAGTAATCAACTTGCTAAATTAGTATAA
- a CDS encoding TetR/AcrR family transcriptional regulator: MKTKMLDDKIREDIISAATGVFETYGLVKVTMLDISQASKKARSSLYYYFKNKTEVFDAVVEKKMKEVFDSCSAMLSKEASLTDNMETYHINKLKAIKDMVRQYSLVFRDLRHDPSLLFLKMRFMLEDENALIDKVLRWAIEKKEIKEMSVQDSRFLAETMVVALRSFEQEIVLFDRFPNFEEKLTWVIAIFCNGLK; this comes from the coding sequence ATGAAAACTAAAATGTTAGACGATAAAATCAGAGAGGATATTATCTCAGCCGCGACTGGTGTTTTCGAAACATATGGTTTGGTAAAAGTCACTATGCTAGACATTTCCCAGGCAAGCAAAAAAGCAAGAAGCTCTTTGTATTATTATTTCAAAAACAAAACCGAAGTTTTTGACGCGGTTGTTGAAAAGAAGATGAAAGAGGTTTTTGACTCTTGTTCTGCTATGCTTTCCAAAGAAGCATCGTTAACAGATAATATGGAAACCTACCATATTAATAAGTTGAAAGCCATTAAGGACATGGTTCGGCAATATTCGCTGGTGTTTCGGGATCTCAGACATGATCCCTCCCTATTATTCCTTAAAATGCGTTTTATGCTGGAAGATGAAAACGCCCTTATTGACAAAGTACTGAGGTGGGCGATTGAAAAAAAAGAGATCAAAGAAATGTCTGTTCAAGACAGCAGGTTTTTAGCGGAAACAATGGTTGTAGCCCTGCGAAGCTTTGAACAGGAGATTGTCTTGTTTGATAGGTTTCCGAACTTCGAAGAAAAGTTAACGTGGGTAATCGCTATTTTTTGCAACGGTCTTAAATGA
- a CDS encoding FMN-dependent NADH-azoreductase, producing MKRILHLISSPRGADSFSIKLANAIILKLVEQYPGSIVEVVDLAQSNIPHLNTAHISAFFTPDEHLTAEDQDAITYSEAAISQLLAADIIVIGAPTYNFFIPSSLKAWIDHIARAGKTFRYTELGPEGLVKGKKIYVADASGSVFSEGVWQPYDFISPYLKVMLGFLGMTDITIVRVEGVGIPGLREHALDKAIASIVL from the coding sequence ATGAAACGTATTCTTCATTTAATCTCAAGTCCGCGGGGGGCAGATTCATTCAGTATTAAACTGGCCAATGCTATTATCCTTAAACTCGTGGAACAATATCCAGGCAGCATCGTCGAAGTAGTCGACCTTGCGCAAAGTAATATTCCACATTTGAACACAGCCCATATCAGCGCCTTCTTTACACCGGATGAACACTTAACCGCTGAAGATCAGGATGCCATAACTTATTCAGAGGCTGCAATCAGTCAGCTATTGGCTGCGGACATCATTGTTATCGGCGCACCGACATACAATTTTTTCATTCCATCGTCGCTTAAAGCTTGGATCGACCATATTGCAAGGGCGGGAAAAACATTCCGTTATACGGAGCTGGGCCCTGAAGGATTGGTAAAAGGAAAAAAAATATATGTTGCAGACGCGTCCGGTTCAGTATTCTCAGAAGGAGTTTGGCAACCCTATGATTTTATTAGCCCTTACCTTAAAGTAATGCTGGGTTTTTTAGGAATGACCGATATCACAATCGTTCGTGTAGAAGGTGTTGGCATCCCGGGCCTGAGGGAGCATGCACTAGATAAGGCAATAGCAAGTATTGTTCTTTAA
- a CDS encoding IS4 family transposase, whose protein sequence is MNSGKYVFAQLLHFVDRYEFEKYVSKYNGDFRTRDFDCWNQFIQLFFGQLTSRNSLRDICVCLKAHKNKLYHLGIRKYVNQSTLSRANENRDCQIFADFGNYLIGKVRPLYVNEPVANVDIANEVFALDSTTVSLSLKLFSWAPGKYSRGAIKIHTLLDLRGNIPAFILITDGKYHDSNALDTIVPVSGAIYVMDKAYVDFIALYNIHNSGASFVTRAKDTMDYTVIESNFNIDPRSGLRGDKTILLNGYRSKKLYPEQLRLVEYYDDEKGAELIFLTNNFEVSALEVARLYRNRWQIETFFKWIKQNLTIKSLWGQSENAVNTHIWVAICTYLIVACVKHKLKSTLSIYEIMQILGISAFDKTPLKELLTEDQIIQNVKEQSNLFSKT, encoded by the coding sequence ATGAATTCAGGGAAATACGTTTTTGCGCAACTTTTGCACTTTGTTGACCGGTATGAGTTTGAGAAATATGTTTCAAAGTATAACGGCGATTTCAGGACAAGGGACTTCGACTGTTGGAACCAGTTTATTCAGCTGTTCTTTGGGCAGTTAACCTCCCGTAACTCTCTTCGGGATATTTGTGTTTGCTTAAAAGCCCATAAAAACAAATTGTACCATCTCGGTATCCGGAAATACGTAAACCAGTCTACTTTATCCCGTGCAAACGAAAACAGGGATTGCCAGATATTCGCGGATTTCGGTAATTACCTGATCGGAAAGGTTAGGCCGCTCTATGTCAATGAACCGGTTGCTAATGTGGATATTGCCAATGAAGTGTTTGCTTTAGACTCTACAACGGTTTCCCTGAGCCTGAAGCTGTTTAGTTGGGCTCCCGGAAAATATTCGCGCGGTGCTATTAAAATACATACGCTTTTAGACTTAAGGGGGAATATACCCGCTTTTATCCTGATCACCGACGGTAAATACCACGACAGCAATGCCCTTGACACAATAGTTCCGGTTTCAGGGGCCATATATGTTATGGATAAAGCCTATGTCGATTTTATTGCATTATATAATATACACAACAGCGGCGCGTCATTTGTTACACGGGCAAAAGACACCATGGATTACACTGTCATTGAGAGCAACTTCAACATTGACCCACGATCCGGTCTCAGAGGGGACAAGACCATCCTGTTGAATGGATACAGGTCTAAGAAACTTTATCCCGAGCAACTAAGGCTGGTGGAATACTATGACGATGAAAAAGGTGCTGAACTGATATTCTTGACTAATAACTTCGAGGTTTCTGCCCTGGAAGTTGCAAGGCTGTACCGCAACAGATGGCAAATAGAGACTTTTTTTAAATGGATCAAACAGAATTTGACCATTAAATCTCTCTGGGGGCAATCGGAAAATGCGGTAAATACTCACATTTGGGTCGCAATCTGCACTTACTTGATCGTTGCTTGCGTAAAGCATAAGTTGAAAAGCACCCTTTCCATTTACGAAATAATGCAGATTCTTGGGATCTCAGCTTTCGATAAAACTCCTTTGAAGGAGTTATTAACAGAAGATCAAATCATTCAAAATGTCAAAGAACAATCAAACTTGTTTAGTAAAACTTAA
- a CDS encoding efflux RND transporter periplasmic adaptor subunit gives MKKSNLLLNGSLLLVLSIASCSGDKNKPQSPDTIRVQVSNLNTVTPATGNQLIYNGTLQADKAIDLSFQVSGTIISFPVKTGDYVEKGQLIAQVDETTYRNQYNAQVAQAKLAEETYKRTLAVYEKGSVAEIKMLEAKANYEQASASARATYQNIAHTKLYANQSGFIGDKRTEAGATAAPGQAVAQLLDTRSVSVLVSVPENEINRYKAGYPASVKIDALGNETLEGRISEVGVLALNNSANYNLKVKLKNAGQQLRPGMLCKVTFPTGSGQVAMPDSTKIIVPLEAVQVDEKGNNFVYIVNSAARAQRVPVETGALYNNGMAISKGLTGKEQLITSGFQKLNNQSPVTIIK, from the coding sequence ATGAAAAAGTCAAACCTCCTCCTTAACGGCTCCTTATTGCTTGTGCTGTCAATAGCCAGTTGTTCGGGCGATAAAAACAAGCCGCAATCTCCTGACACTATCCGTGTTCAGGTTTCAAACCTCAACACCGTAACTCCTGCTACAGGCAATCAGCTTATTTACAACGGAACGCTTCAGGCCGACAAGGCTATCGATCTAAGCTTCCAAGTGTCCGGAACGATCATTTCATTTCCCGTGAAAACCGGGGATTATGTTGAAAAGGGTCAACTAATTGCTCAGGTAGACGAAACTACTTACCGCAACCAGTATAATGCGCAGGTAGCGCAGGCCAAGCTAGCCGAAGAAACTTATAAAAGGACGCTGGCTGTTTACGAAAAAGGCAGTGTAGCCGAGATAAAAATGCTGGAGGCGAAAGCAAATTACGAGCAAGCATCAGCATCTGCACGGGCTACCTACCAAAACATTGCGCACACAAAGCTTTACGCCAACCAAAGCGGCTTCATTGGTGACAAACGCACCGAGGCTGGTGCTACAGCTGCTCCCGGCCAAGCGGTGGCGCAACTTTTAGATACCCGTTCTGTAAGTGTACTGGTTTCCGTTCCCGAAAACGAAATCAACCGGTATAAGGCAGGCTACCCCGCCTCAGTTAAAATAGATGCGTTAGGAAACGAAACACTCGAAGGCCGCATCAGCGAAGTTGGCGTACTGGCCTTGAATAACAGTGCCAATTATAATTTAAAGGTTAAGCTGAAGAATGCCGGACAGCAATTGAGGCCTGGTATGCTTTGTAAAGTCACATTTCCAACAGGTTCAGGGCAGGTTGCGATGCCCGACAGCACTAAAATTATAGTGCCGCTGGAGGCCGTTCAGGTAGATGAAAAAGGAAACAACTTTGTTTACATAGTAAATTCTGCAGCCAGGGCACAAAGAGTACCGGTAGAAACCGGCGCTCTCTATAATAACGGCATGGCGATCAGCAAGGGTTTGACCGGTAAAGAGCAATTAATTACATCAGGTTTTCAGAAATTGAACAACCAGTCACCGGTTACTATCATCAAATAA
- a CDS encoding SDR family NAD(P)-dependent oxidoreductase, which produces MSNQLENKIVIVTGASKGIGAGIAKQMGAAGAKVVVNYASSKSDADIVVNEIMQAGGTATALQGDMSKQADVKKLFQQTLQSFGRLDALVNNAGIYEFALLEHFTEDSYRRIFDVNVLGILLATQEAVKVFGDHGGSIINISSYAGNRPDPYSLVYGASKGAVNSITTSLSQELGSKQIRVNAIQPGGVLTEGVQKFGATAESEPVKQMISKSALGRMATPADIGKMAVFLASDQSAIITGQFIEVSGGYK; this is translated from the coding sequence ATGAGTAATCAATTAGAAAACAAAATAGTGATCGTAACCGGCGCATCAAAAGGGATCGGTGCCGGGATCGCCAAACAGATGGGAGCCGCAGGTGCTAAAGTTGTGGTTAATTATGCTTCAAGCAAGTCTGATGCGGATATCGTTGTTAACGAGATCATGCAGGCAGGCGGCACCGCAACAGCCCTGCAAGGAGATATGTCAAAACAGGCCGATGTAAAAAAGCTTTTTCAACAAACCCTGCAATCTTTCGGCAGATTGGATGCACTGGTCAATAATGCCGGCATTTACGAGTTTGCACTACTGGAGCACTTTACTGAAGATTCTTATCGGCGGATCTTTGATGTCAATGTTTTAGGTATCTTGTTAGCTACACAGGAAGCCGTGAAAGTATTTGGCGATCATGGTGGAAGTATCATCAACATCAGTTCTTATGCGGGTAACAGGCCCGATCCTTATTCACTGGTTTACGGAGCTTCCAAAGGTGCTGTGAATTCGATCACGACATCGCTTTCACAGGAATTGGGTTCTAAACAAATCCGGGTAAATGCTATTCAACCAGGCGGTGTACTGACGGAAGGTGTACAGAAATTCGGGGCTACGGCGGAATCTGAACCTGTAAAACAGATGATAAGCAAAAGTGCGCTTGGGCGTATGGCCACCCCTGCAGACATAGGAAAGATGGCTGTATTCCTCGCTTCGGACCAATCAGCAATCATAACTGGTCAATTCATCGAGGTTTCCGGCGGCTACAAATAA